The sequence below is a genomic window from Pleurocapsa sp. PCC 7327.
AATTAAACAACATTTTTGTTGTTTAAGTCTTAGAACCTCGTACAACTCCGTTGCTTTGCTGATAGCCGTCACCACTTGCCTGCCATCCTAACAGCGATCGCCTGTTTGTACAAAGAGAGAGAACACTAAAGTCAAATGAGTGCCACAACAGTCAAAAACATCGTCAACCAGCCATACAAGTACGGCTTCGTTACCAACATTGAGTCAGATACCATTCCTCGCGGACTCAATGAAGATATTATTCGCTTGATTTCTGCCAAAAAGAACGAACCGGAATTCATGCTGGAGTTTCGTCTCAAAGCCTATCGGCAATGGCAGAAGATGACGGAACCTACTTGGTCTCACGTGAGCTATCCGCCCATTGATTACCAGAATATCATTTATTACTCCGCACCTAAGCACAACAAAGAAAAACTCAAAAGTCTCGAAGAAGTCGATCCCACGCTTTTAGAAACTTTTGAAAAGCTAGGCATTCCGCTATCGGAACAAAAACGACTCTCGAACGTCGCGGTAGATGCCATTTTCGATAGTGTTTCTATCGCCACTACCTTCAAAGAAAAACTCGCCGAACACGGGGTCATCTTCTGTTCGATTTCCGAAGCCTTACAAGAACATCCCAAACTGGTTGAGAAATATATCGGTAGCGTCGTTCCGGTTGGCGACAACTATTTTGCTGCCCTTAATTCTGCCGTTTTCAGCGATGGTTCCTTCGTCTACATTCCCAAAGGCGTACAATGCCCGATGGAACTTTCTACTTACTTCCGCATCAACAACGGAGAAACGGGACAGTTTGAACGCACGCTAATTATCGCCGATGAAGGTGCTTGCGTAAGTTATTTAGAAGGCTGTACCGCACCGATGTACGATAGCAACCAACTCCATGCAGCAGTGGTAGAATTAATTGCCTTAGACAACGCAGAAATCAAATATTCCACCGTGCAAAATTGGTTCGCTGGAGACGAAAATGGTAAAGGTGGAATTTATAACTTTGTCACCAAGCGCGGCTTGTGTAAGGGAGTTAATTCTAAGATTTCTTGGACGCAAGTCGAAACAGGCTCTGCAATCACTTGGAAG
It includes:
- the sufB gene encoding Fe-S cluster assembly protein SufB, which gives rise to MSATTVKNIVNQPYKYGFVTNIESDTIPRGLNEDIIRLISAKKNEPEFMLEFRLKAYRQWQKMTEPTWSHVSYPPIDYQNIIYYSAPKHNKEKLKSLEEVDPTLLETFEKLGIPLSEQKRLSNVAVDAIFDSVSIATTFKEKLAEHGVIFCSISEALQEHPKLVEKYIGSVVPVGDNYFAALNSAVFSDGSFVYIPKGVQCPMELSTYFRINNGETGQFERTLIIADEGACVSYLEGCTAPMYDSNQLHAAVVELIALDNAEIKYSTVQNWFAGDENGKGGIYNFVTKRGLCKGVNSKISWTQVETGSAITWKYPSCVLIGDNSVGEFYSIALTNNKQQADTGTKMIHIGKNTRSTIISKGISAGNSKNSYRGLVKMGPKATGARNYSQCDSMLIGDNAEANTFPYIQVDNNSAKVEHEASTSKIGEDQLFYFAQRGISEEDAVSMLVSGFCKDVLNKLPMEFAAEADKLLSLKLEGTVG